From one Gracilibacillus salinarum genomic stretch:
- a CDS encoding AAA family ATPase, whose protein sequence is MQIKFKELKLNNFKSHQDLQVNFGEVTKITGDNAKGKSSVLEAISWLLYGIDTLGSKTDPAPVTYEADETMVSLLLDVDGKDLLLGRELKKGKTKYLINEVPSKATEFNEILDQLFDKNMFLSLFNPNYFFTMHWEKQREMILDYVTAPANKEVLKELPEAQSNKLAELVKKQSLADLEKIHCDKKNKLDKQYIAAQSRTKTLKEQFEDQAPKVPQESLQAELSQLTKQRNEIEKVTDEALTTNSEFNNIQSQINSLNDQIEMSKNRWPSIRDEKIERTCRTCKQPLDEKSVAAVEEDKEKRVATYKAEHSDIVNKRNALKKDLEELEYIDVAEELEKSRALQDKINPIEAELNKYKQLEAFQEQIEQAEQTEKQTRDDLNESIFILDSIKDFYAKEAELQAKKVQSLFDNLSIKLFKKQKNGDDKPTFEIQMDGKDYSKLSLSESIRAGLELREVLSDQSDIVAPVFVDNAESITKFKEPSGQLIMAKVIAGEELKIEEDK, encoded by the coding sequence TTGCAAATAAAATTCAAAGAACTAAAGCTAAACAATTTCAAAAGCCACCAGGATCTACAAGTTAACTTTGGCGAGGTAACGAAGATCACTGGTGACAATGCAAAAGGAAAGTCTTCCGTATTGGAAGCTATCTCTTGGCTATTATACGGCATAGATACGCTTGGAAGCAAGACGGATCCGGCACCAGTAACATACGAAGCAGATGAAACAATGGTTTCACTCTTATTAGATGTAGATGGCAAAGATTTGCTTCTAGGCCGCGAACTAAAGAAGGGCAAAACAAAATACTTAATCAACGAAGTGCCTAGTAAAGCTACTGAATTCAACGAAATACTTGATCAACTATTTGATAAAAATATGTTCTTGTCACTGTTTAACCCGAATTATTTCTTTACGATGCATTGGGAAAAACAACGTGAAATGATCCTTGATTATGTAACGGCTCCCGCGAACAAAGAAGTATTAAAAGAACTGCCTGAAGCACAAAGCAACAAACTTGCTGAACTTGTTAAGAAACAATCGTTAGCGGACCTTGAGAAAATCCATTGTGATAAGAAAAATAAATTGGACAAGCAATACATTGCAGCACAAAGCCGTACAAAGACATTGAAGGAACAATTCGAGGACCAGGCACCAAAAGTACCACAGGAATCTTTGCAAGCGGAACTTTCTCAACTAACGAAACAAAGAAATGAGATTGAGAAAGTCACGGATGAAGCATTAACAACAAACAGCGAGTTTAATAACATTCAATCACAAATTAATTCACTTAATGATCAAATCGAAATGTCTAAAAACAGATGGCCATCTATTCGTGATGAAAAGATAGAACGCACCTGCAGGACATGTAAGCAACCTTTAGATGAAAAATCCGTTGCTGCAGTTGAAGAAGATAAAGAAAAACGTGTCGCTACTTATAAGGCAGAGCATAGCGACATTGTTAACAAACGAAATGCGTTAAAAAAGGATCTTGAGGAACTGGAATACATTGATGTAGCCGAAGAACTGGAAAAATCACGAGCATTGCAAGATAAGATCAATCCTATCGAAGCGGAATTGAATAAGTACAAACAGCTTGAAGCATTCCAGGAACAGATCGAACAAGCAGAGCAAACTGAAAAGCAGACTCGTGATGACCTGAATGAATCCATTTTCATTCTCGATAGCATAAAGGACTTTTATGCCAAGGAAGCGGAACTGCAGGCTAAAAAAGTACAATCACTCTTTGATAATCTATCGATCAAGTTATTTAAAAAGCAGAAGAATGGTGACGATAAGCCAACATTTGAAATACAAATGGACGGCAAGGATTATAGCAAGCTGTCACTATCTGAATCTATCAGAGCGGGCTTGGAATTAAGAGAAGTGTTATCAGACCAAAGCGATATTGTTGCTCCTGTATTTGTTGATAATGCTGAGTCGATCACCAAGTTTAAAGAACCAAGTGGCCAACTCATCATGGCTAAAGTTATTGCTGGAGAAGAACTGAAAATTGAGGAGGATAAATAA
- a CDS encoding DUF6906 family protein encodes MKHGRRPTRKHKEVLVAENLNPKNWLIVKNLDDRLEVVHKETGNIKIIDL; translated from the coding sequence ATGAAGCACGGCCGTCGTCCAACACGCAAGCATAAAGAAGTCTTAGTAGCCGAAAACCTCAATCCGAAGAATTGGTTGATCGTTAAGAATCTTGATGATCGATTAGAGGTTGTGCACAAAGAAACTGGTAATATCAAAATTATAGATTTATAG
- a CDS encoding RecT family recombinase gives MANNNQLAVHQGLAFGELTPQDVTTIRETIGKDCNESQFKLFMSIAKASGANPVMNEVYPAVRGGQLTVQFGVDFYVRKSKESEGYQGYDVQLVHENDEFKMHQEQSKDGRYYAVIDEHSWGFPRGKVIGGYALAYREGFNPFSVIMEVEEVEHFKRSNIGMQKTMWTNYFNDMFKKHMARRALKAAFDLNFDEDQPIEGGSEIPEYKRERTDITPNQEVIDPGENQQEQPQQQDKVAALRKEMKKRFKELGITTKAGINKYIEDNNIKFSDPATESELAGLIDLLDMHLDMKEAEEASDDELPE, from the coding sequence ATGGCAAACAATAATCAATTAGCAGTACATCAGGGGTTAGCGTTCGGTGAGCTTACACCACAAGATGTTACAACTATTCGTGAAACGATCGGTAAAGATTGCAACGAATCACAATTCAAACTATTTATGTCTATCGCAAAGGCTTCTGGTGCTAATCCAGTGATGAATGAAGTTTATCCTGCAGTTCGCGGTGGTCAACTAACAGTCCAATTTGGAGTTGACTTCTATGTTCGAAAGTCAAAAGAAAGCGAAGGGTACCAAGGTTATGATGTGCAGCTAGTACATGAGAATGATGAATTTAAAATGCACCAGGAACAATCAAAGGACGGCCGTTATTATGCCGTAATAGATGAACATTCATGGGGCTTCCCTAGAGGTAAAGTAATCGGTGGTTACGCTCTTGCTTATCGTGAAGGGTTCAATCCATTTTCAGTCATTATGGAAGTGGAAGAGGTTGAACATTTCAAGCGTTCTAATATTGGGATGCAGAAAACCATGTGGACCAATTACTTTAATGATATGTTCAAAAAACATATGGCACGAAGAGCGTTAAAGGCAGCATTTGATCTTAATTTTGATGAAGATCAGCCTATTGAAGGTGGAAGCGAGATTCCTGAATACAAACGTGAGCGCACTGACATTACGCCTAACCAGGAAGTTATTGATCCAGGAGAAAATCAACAAGAACAACCACAGCAACAAGACAAGGTTGCTGCACTTAGAAAAGAAATGAAAAAGAGATTCAAAGAATTAGGAATTACCACTAAAGCAGGCATTAATAAATACATCGAAGATAACAACATTAAGTTTAGTGATCCTGCGACTGAATCGGAATTGGCAGGCCTAATTGATCTGTTAGATATGCACTTGGACATGAAGGAAGCGGAAGAGGCTTCTGACGATGAGCTACCAGAATAA
- a CDS encoding MBL fold metallo-hydrolase produces the protein MKVDILASGSKGNCIALTSGESTFLVDAGVAKTKIEKALLEVGITPNNIESIFITHAHKDHTKGLPLANKYNIPVFAGEEEWKLIENVEHGIILPKNDIMYEPLIFDMGEISVTPFGVHHDSYEPVGYSVMMHGEQTSICLDTGKVDESMLIHMSDSDTYIIESNHAPAMVEHSDYPNSVKARVLSDVGHLSNVQTAAALSELVQGKGEKIYLSHLSSNNNMPALAEMTTVRALAKKGFIRNKHYRLEVIT, from the coding sequence ATGAAAGTAGATATTCTAGCTTCCGGGTCCAAAGGGAATTGCATCGCACTTACTTCAGGTGAATCTACTTTTCTAGTTGATGCTGGTGTGGCCAAGACAAAGATTGAAAAAGCATTGCTTGAGGTTGGCATTACACCAAACAACATTGAGTCTATATTTATCACTCATGCACATAAGGACCATACAAAAGGATTACCTTTAGCTAATAAATATAATATACCCGTTTTTGCAGGTGAAGAGGAATGGAAGCTTATTGAAAATGTAGAGCACGGAATAATCTTACCTAAGAATGACATTATGTATGAACCCTTAATATTTGACATGGGAGAAATAAGTGTCACGCCTTTTGGTGTTCACCACGATTCATATGAACCGGTTGGGTATTCAGTAATGATGCATGGAGAACAAACTTCTATCTGCTTAGATACTGGAAAAGTTGATGAGAGCATGCTTATACACATGAGTGACTCAGACACTTACATCATTGAATCAAACCATGCTCCGGCCATGGTGGAACATTCAGACTATCCAAATAGCGTAAAAGCAAGGGTGTTATCTGATGTAGGCCATCTAAGTAATGTGCAAACTGCAGCTGCATTGTCTGAATTAGTCCAGGGCAAAGGTGAGAAAATATATTTATCGCACTTATCAAGCAACAATAACATGCCTGCTTTAGCTGAAATGACAACAGTACGAGCACTGGCGAAGAAAGGTTTTATCCGAAACAAACATTATCGATTAGAGGTGATTACATGA
- a CDS encoding replication protein, with translation MANPQKEEGYTGVANEILNEIMKVNLNGTQFRLIMAVWRYTYGFQTKDKELSIRFLASKINANRSQVDRELRVLLSKNIIKVSDAGKKGARKLRFNKNYEQWNKQEQESNPVPEPKKNPSNVKPKYDDESTYYKMATYFYKRVQKVAEDAGIAHLTKKANMQTWADDMRKLIEIDQVEKRKAKEVMDWVTTDPFWRTNILSAKKLRLKFMELAIKMNAESNPITKQKPQPKDGRDKEIAFQKFIQEGGNPDEFNWND, from the coding sequence ATGGCAAATCCACAAAAAGAAGAGGGGTACACAGGAGTTGCCAATGAAATCCTAAACGAAATCATGAAAGTCAATCTTAACGGCACTCAGTTTCGTTTAATCATGGCTGTTTGGCGATATACTTACGGATTCCAGACAAAAGATAAAGAGCTTTCTATTCGGTTTTTAGCATCGAAAATAAATGCTAATCGTAGCCAGGTAGACCGAGAGTTAAGAGTTTTGCTATCGAAAAATATCATTAAAGTTAGTGATGCTGGAAAGAAAGGAGCAAGAAAATTGCGCTTTAATAAGAACTACGAGCAATGGAATAAACAGGAGCAGGAATCTAATCCGGTTCCAGAACCTAAAAAGAATCCGTCTAACGTCAAACCGAAATACGACGACGAAAGCACATACTATAAGATGGCCACTTACTTTTATAAACGAGTCCAGAAAGTTGCCGAAGATGCAGGGATTGCTCATCTAACTAAAAAGGCGAATATGCAAACTTGGGCTGATGATATGCGAAAGCTTATTGAAATCGACCAGGTAGAAAAGAGAAAGGCTAAAGAAGTAATGGACTGGGTTACTACAGATCCATTTTGGCGAACCAATATATTGTCTGCTAAAAAGTTACGACTGAAATTCATGGAACTTGCAATAAAAATGAATGCTGAATCAAATCCAATAACTAAACAAAAACCGCAACCTAAAGATGGTCGAGATAAAGAGATAGCATTCCAAAAATTTATACAAGAAGGAGGTAATCCGGATGAGTTCAACTGGAACGATTGA
- a CDS encoding replicative DNA helicase, translating to MSSTGTIENLSAEQSVLGAVFLDPNVLDDISFLEDRDFLDPKHQEIYRVMKYLDRHNKPIDIVTVTDLYLQHQKQDQLSISYLTKLAESCPTTANVEHHANIVRSRAVRRRGADLGHEITELSREDFDTDEDYYAAVEAKIADLRPKENGRMKSLKEIRYEYFDYLVSKEIGYVPTHFPKFDGWCNGLWRGRLFVSAGRPSVGKTAMLLQRVMGVANHGPVLIYSQEMDDDELLDRMISNYTGIPYNRIKNKELNPHQYADVEDAYNALQDLPIFIQDAAGVTIDEVRATAKRFKRKYGDVAMVAVDYLQIMSISQKKQETRAQAVGNVTSTAKQMARELNCSFMMLSQMTRESENVKKPQLSHLKESGSIEQDADFVEFLWHDPNDTEQQGKVIQQFIAKGRDTGINEFRLLFRGWKQKFEELN from the coding sequence ATGAGTTCAACTGGAACGATTGAAAATCTATCTGCAGAGCAATCAGTACTTGGAGCGGTGTTCTTAGATCCTAACGTTTTAGATGATATTTCATTTTTAGAAGATAGAGATTTTCTCGATCCTAAACATCAGGAAATATACAGAGTAATGAAGTACCTGGACAGGCACAATAAACCAATCGACATTGTAACAGTCACTGATTTATACCTGCAGCACCAAAAGCAAGACCAATTGAGTATTTCATATCTTACCAAACTTGCAGAATCGTGTCCGACTACAGCAAACGTGGAGCATCATGCGAATATAGTTAGGTCCAGAGCTGTGAGGCGGAGAGGTGCTGATCTTGGCCACGAAATAACGGAGCTTTCTCGTGAGGATTTTGATACAGATGAGGATTATTATGCAGCTGTCGAAGCAAAGATAGCAGATTTAAGACCGAAAGAAAATGGTCGCATGAAGAGTTTGAAAGAAATTAGGTATGAATATTTCGACTACCTGGTTTCTAAAGAGATTGGTTATGTGCCAACTCATTTTCCAAAATTCGATGGCTGGTGTAATGGTTTATGGCGAGGTCGATTGTTTGTTTCAGCTGGTCGTCCATCCGTAGGTAAAACGGCAATGTTGCTTCAAAGGGTGATGGGTGTGGCTAATCATGGTCCAGTTCTAATTTATTCACAAGAAATGGATGATGATGAGTTGCTGGATCGAATGATATCTAACTATACAGGTATTCCATATAATAGAATCAAAAACAAAGAATTGAATCCGCACCAATATGCTGATGTAGAAGATGCATACAATGCATTGCAAGATCTACCGATATTCATTCAAGATGCAGCAGGGGTAACCATAGATGAAGTAAGAGCAACAGCCAAAAGATTTAAACGGAAGTATGGCGATGTTGCAATGGTGGCCGTAGATTATTTGCAGATTATGAGTATTTCACAAAAGAAACAAGAAACCAGGGCGCAAGCTGTTGGTAATGTAACAAGTACCGCGAAACAAATGGCAAGGGAATTAAATTGTTCTTTCATGATGCTGAGCCAAATGACTCGAGAAAGCGAAAACGTTAAAAAGCCTCAATTGTCTCACTTGAAGGAGTCCGGCTCTATTGAACAGGATGCTGATTTCGTCGAATTTCTTTGGCATGATCCGAACGATACTGAACAGCAGGGTAAAGTAATCCAACAGTTTATAGCAAAAGGTCGCGATACTGGTATTAATGAGTTTCGCCTCTTATTTAGAGGGTGGAAGCAGAAATTCGAGGAATTAAATTGA
- a CDS encoding MazG nucleotide pyrophosphohydrolase domain-containing protein, producing MAKSINQLCSEAYETAKSKGWHDEPRETGTLLALVHSEVSEALEADRKGNQEGFEVELADVCIRIFDICGSSNIDLEDAILTKMERNKGRSYKHGNKAY from the coding sequence ATGGCTAAATCTATTAATCAACTATGTAGTGAAGCATATGAAACTGCCAAATCAAAAGGCTGGCATGATGAACCAAGGGAAACGGGTACTTTGTTAGCTTTAGTTCATAGCGAAGTATCAGAAGCACTAGAAGCTGATCGCAAAGGAAATCAGGAAGGATTTGAAGTAGAACTTGCAGATGTTTGCATTAGAATCTTTGATATTTGTGGCTCCAGTAACATCGATCTTGAAGATGCTATTTTGACCAAGATGGAGCGGAATAAAGGTAGATCGTACAAACATGGGAATAAGGCTTATTGA
- a CDS encoding HNH endonuclease: MPEYKTREQKRKFYDGKAWKLLRVKVKERDNYECQECKRQGRVTIDTNEYSESAKRKKIMLVVDHIKEIEDHPELALDEDNLETKCVNCHNYKHGRYVDFSLWRKKPKWDDEWW; this comes from the coding sequence ATGCCTGAATACAAAACAAGAGAACAGAAGCGTAAGTTCTATGACGGTAAAGCATGGAAGCTGCTAAGAGTTAAGGTTAAAGAGCGAGACAATTACGAATGCCAGGAATGTAAACGGCAAGGTAGAGTAACCATTGATACAAATGAGTACAGTGAATCAGCTAAGCGCAAGAAAATCATGCTGGTTGTGGACCATATCAAAGAGATAGAAGATCATCCGGAGCTTGCACTTGATGAAGATAACTTGGAAACCAAATGCGTTAATTGTCATAACTACAAGCACGGAAGGTACGTTGACTTTTCTTTGTGGAGGAAGAAACCTAAGTGGGATGATGAATGGTGGTGA
- a CDS encoding P27 family phage terminase small subunit produces the protein MSGVVKITDLEKQLMLRIDTNDLVEVDKVKRYIAIVKQIRRLQTEINKNGVLTTTVNGSQEFMKTNPAINELNKLTKTLISLEKSIKFELINPPELNDEKKDNDEPKVSDLY, from the coding sequence GTGAGCGGAGTTGTAAAAATTACCGATTTGGAAAAACAATTAATGCTAAGAATCGATACAAATGATTTAGTAGAAGTTGATAAAGTAAAGCGATATATCGCTATTGTGAAGCAGATTCGCAGGCTCCAAACGGAAATAAATAAGAATGGTGTTTTAACCACGACCGTTAACGGAAGCCAGGAATTTATGAAAACAAATCCTGCAATAAATGAATTGAATAAGCTCACAAAAACGTTAATTTCGCTTGAAAAATCTATTAAATTTGAATTGATTAACCCCCCAGAGCTTAATGATGAGAAAAAGGATAATGACGAACCTAAAGTCAGTGATTTGTATTGA
- a CDS encoding terminase TerL endonuclease subunit: MIYQKYVQEYIQAWRSGKIIFNQERIDLVKQLETEVLVRDDIYFDEDQIEQCINYIEKWYFKLELFQKFIIAFIFLKYIKRDKLYFKDIVIVIARGNGKNGLISGLSDYFISPGHGIEGYNVDVVANSEDQAETSVKEVFNMKEKNKNLMRDFFRWTRTKITGKKTLSEFAFKTSNADTKDGGRPGCLIFDEWHIYEEMKLINTLSSGLGKVKHRRRIFISTNGHVRGGFFDKFIEQCLEVLKGGSKRKNRFVFICKMDNKDEVENPDLWEKANPMFSKPLSPYAEELFDTVMDEYLDLEDDSSGRPEFMAKRMNLPQEDNTTRIASWDDIMATNRPIPYEKLQHQTCVGAIDFSFIKDFTACGVLFKDGENYIWDSHQFARRDFVKEANLKPPIEEWEEEGLLTLLDEPAINIQYMVNYFCEMREKYGLNTIVGDTFRLDIVKTALEAEGFHVLYIRNPHAIYARLAPRVELLFAQHRVIFGDNPLMRWNTNNIAVKVKGDGNKDFLKKDEVRRKTDGFTAFVYAMWQADNYLEEEEEFYLDEISF; encoded by the coding sequence TTGATCTACCAAAAATATGTACAGGAATATATTCAAGCCTGGCGATCGGGTAAGATTATTTTTAATCAGGAAAGAATAGATTTGGTAAAGCAACTGGAAACAGAGGTGCTTGTTCGCGATGATATATATTTCGATGAAGATCAAATCGAGCAATGTATCAATTATATTGAAAAATGGTATTTCAAACTTGAATTATTCCAAAAGTTTATTATTGCATTCATCTTTTTAAAATATATAAAGCGAGACAAACTTTACTTTAAAGATATTGTAATTGTGATTGCTCGCGGTAATGGTAAAAATGGTTTAATCTCTGGACTTTCGGATTACTTTATCAGTCCTGGTCATGGGATTGAGGGTTACAACGTTGATGTGGTTGCAAATAGTGAAGACCAAGCTGAAACATCAGTAAAAGAAGTTTTCAACATGAAAGAGAAAAATAAAAATCTTATGAGAGATTTTTTTCGGTGGACAAGAACAAAAATCACCGGAAAGAAAACTTTATCTGAATTTGCATTCAAAACATCAAATGCGGACACGAAAGATGGCGGCCGACCTGGTTGCTTAATCTTTGATGAGTGGCATATTTACGAAGAGATGAAACTTATTAATACATTAAGCTCAGGTTTAGGAAAAGTAAAACATAGAAGGCGAATATTTATATCCACCAACGGTCATGTCCGTGGTGGTTTTTTTGATAAGTTTATAGAGCAATGTCTTGAAGTATTGAAAGGTGGAAGTAAACGAAAAAACCGATTTGTCTTTATTTGCAAGATGGATAATAAAGATGAAGTGGAAAATCCGGACTTATGGGAGAAAGCTAACCCAATGTTTAGTAAGCCATTGAGTCCTTATGCTGAAGAACTATTTGATACAGTTATGGACGAATATTTAGATTTAGAAGATGATTCATCCGGGCGACCAGAATTTATGGCCAAAAGAATGAACCTACCACAGGAGGATAATACAACACGTATTGCATCTTGGGATGACATTATGGCAACGAACAGGCCCATACCTTATGAAAAACTGCAACATCAAACATGTGTAGGAGCAATTGACTTTTCATTCATAAAAGATTTTACCGCCTGTGGTGTGTTATTCAAAGATGGTGAAAATTATATTTGGGATAGTCACCAGTTTGCTAGAAGAGATTTTGTAAAGGAAGCAAATCTTAAACCGCCAATTGAAGAGTGGGAAGAAGAAGGCTTATTAACCCTACTAGATGAACCAGCAATAAATATACAGTATATGGTTAATTATTTTTGTGAAATGCGTGAAAAATATGGGTTAAACACAATAGTTGGTGACACCTTCCGTTTAGACATTGTTAAGACAGCATTAGAAGCGGAAGGTTTTCATGTCTTGTATATTCGTAATCCACATGCTATTTATGCAAGACTTGCACCAAGAGTTGAGCTTCTCTTTGCTCAACATAGAGTTATATTTGGAGACAACCCTTTAATGAGATGGAACACCAACAATATTGCTGTGAAAGTAAAAGGAGACGGTAATAAAGATTTTCTAAAGAAAGATGAAGTCAGAAGAAAAACTGATGGTTTTACTGCATTTGTTTATGCTATGTGGCAGGCGGATAATTACTTGGAAGAAGAAGAGGAATTCTATCTAGATGAAATTAGCTTTTAA
- a CDS encoding phage portal protein yields the protein MGLLDLFKGHSELEQMHDQGLIEDISERIHMKKLAIQICVNLIGRTISQSEFRVKDGEKLIKTELYYRLNVRPNKNMSASQFWQTVIYKLIHDNECLIIKSDSDDLLIADDFYRDEYGLVEDIFKSVTIKNFTYSRTFRMSDVIYLEYDNENLSKLLSSLYSDYGELFGRLIEYQKLNYQVRSTVDTEDVHSKDPKKRAKMQKFINDMYASIRSKVFAIVPQQKGFKYEEHAKTNNSGNTIDDINKITNGYLDQVSKALGIPPSLVHGEMADVEKHTRNFMTFCIDSLLKKIKDEFDGKFFSKQEYLSGQRMDIRRVTYRNMFDVATAVDKLRSSGVANGHELRDELGMEESDDPIHDKYVITKNYSETVEGGEN from the coding sequence TTGGGGTTATTAGACTTATTCAAGGGACATAGCGAATTAGAGCAAATGCATGATCAGGGGTTAATAGAGGATATTTCAGAACGAATTCATATGAAAAAATTAGCTATACAGATTTGCGTAAACTTAATTGGTCGTACAATTAGTCAATCGGAGTTCCGCGTAAAAGACGGAGAAAAACTGATTAAAACCGAGTTGTACTATAGATTGAACGTTAGACCAAACAAAAATATGTCAGCGTCTCAATTTTGGCAAACAGTCATTTATAAGTTAATTCACGATAATGAATGTTTAATTATTAAATCAGACAGTGATGACCTACTAATAGCTGATGATTTTTATCGAGACGAATATGGTTTGGTTGAAGATATTTTTAAATCAGTCACAATCAAGAATTTTACTTACAGTCGAACCTTTAGAATGAGCGATGTCATTTATCTCGAGTATGACAATGAAAATTTATCCAAACTACTAAGTTCTCTGTACAGTGATTACGGAGAATTATTCGGTAGGTTGATAGAATATCAAAAATTAAATTATCAAGTACGATCTACTGTTGATACCGAAGATGTCCATAGTAAGGATCCGAAAAAGCGTGCAAAAATGCAAAAATTCATAAACGATATGTATGCATCGATTCGTTCCAAAGTCTTTGCTATTGTTCCGCAGCAAAAAGGGTTCAAATATGAAGAACATGCAAAGACAAATAATTCTGGAAACACTATCGATGATATTAATAAGATTACAAACGGTTATCTCGATCAAGTATCAAAAGCACTTGGCATTCCGCCATCGTTAGTACATGGCGAGATGGCTGATGTCGAAAAACATACACGTAATTTTATGACTTTTTGTATAGATTCCTTGCTTAAGAAAATTAAAGATGAGTTTGACGGTAAATTCTTTTCAAAACAGGAGTACCTATCTGGTCAGCGTATGGACATAAGGCGTGTAACATATCGCAATATGTTTGATGTAGCTACTGCAGTAGATAAATTACGTTCATCTGGTGTCGCGAATGGCCATGAATTAAGAGATGAACTAGGAATGGAGGAGTCCGATGATCCGATCCACGATAAATACGTTATCACGAAAAACTATTCAGAGACCGTTGAAGGAGGTGAGAATTGA
- a CDS encoding Clp protease ClpP, whose amino-acid sequence MKDYSGDSTVKIVGIAASAASVIAMAGKKVLMSPTAQMMIHNAMNRAAGDYRDMDRNSGFLKNVNQSIINAYKIKTGKSDEELQSMMDDETWMTAQQAIEHNMIDEIMFDESYQAVAAVDSVVLPKQVIDKVRNQGGFKKPTNTTDLNEETIKQMFEEFKSEIKNEMQQNNELQNQEPTPAESKQNMSKLFLNLK is encoded by the coding sequence ATTAAAGATTATTCAGGAGATTCAACGGTTAAAATTGTAGGTATTGCGGCGAGTGCAGCCTCCGTAATTGCGATGGCTGGAAAAAAAGTTCTGATGTCACCGACAGCACAAATGATGATACACAATGCCATGAATAGAGCTGCAGGTGATTATCGGGATATGGACCGTAATTCAGGTTTTCTGAAGAATGTAAATCAATCTATTATAAACGCTTATAAGATTAAAACTGGAAAAAGTGATGAAGAATTACAATCTATGATGGATGATGAAACTTGGATGACAGCTCAACAAGCAATAGAGCACAATATGATTGATGAAATTATGTTTGATGAAAGTTATCAAGCGGTAGCAGCTGTTGATTCTGTAGTACTCCCCAAACAGGTTATTGATAAAGTTAGAAATCAAGGTGGTTTTAAAAAGCCGACCAACACAACAGATTTGAATGAAGAAACTATCAAGCAGATGTTCGAAGAATTCAAATCTGAAATCAAAAATGAAATGCAACAAAATAACGAACTACAAAATCAAGAGCCTACTCCTGCTGAATCTAAGCAGAACATGAGTAAGCTTTTTTTAAATTTAAAATAA